The window GGTTCATCATCACCCGCACCCGTCGCCACGACCCCCGGATCACGGCGCTGCTGGAGGCGGAGGTGCCGTTCGTGATGTACGGGCGGCAGGAAGACATGAGCGGCAAACCCTCGTTCGATTATCTAGGCGAGACGGCGATGGAGCAGGCGGTGATACGGCTGGCCAGGCTTGGGCACCGCCGGATCGGCTATATCGGTGCGCGCGACGGGTTCTACATGCAGGAGCGCCGGACAGAAGGTTACGTGGCGGGGCTGGCCGATGCCGGCTTGCCGCTGGACATGGACATGGTGCGTGCCGGCGGGATGACGGAGGCCGAGGGCGCGGCGCTGGCGGCCGACCTGCTGGCGCAGACGGAGCCGCCGACCGCGATTGTCTGTGCGATGGATGTGGCGGCGCTGGGCGCCTATCGCGCGGTCGAAGCGCTGGGCCTGCGGGTGGGGCACGAAGTTTCGCTGATGGCCTATGACGGCATCGCCGAGGGTGCCTATGCGCGGCCGGGGCTGACGACATATGCCGTGGACGGGCGTGCCGCGGGGCAGGCACTGGCGGACCTGCTGTTGCGGCGGATCGCGGGTGAGGCGCCGGACAGGTTGCAGGAGACTGGCGAGGCACGGCTGATCGCGCGGGGTTCCGACAGGGCACCGGCGCTGACCTCTGCCGAACTGGCGGTGCGGATCGCCGGGCGCTGACATGACATTCAAGAAGAGTTCAACAGGGAGAAGACCATGAAACTCAGTAAATCGTTCGGGCCGCTTGCTTTGGCCACTGTTCTCGGCCTCGGCGTTTCCGCCGTGGCGGTACAGGCGCAGAGCATCCGGTTCTGGACCACGGAGGAGCAGCCGGAGCGGCTGGCCAAGCAGCAGGAGATGGCGGATGCCTTCCGCGAGGAGACCGGCATTGCCGTGGAGGTGATCCCGGTGACGGAAACCGACCTCGGGACCCGCGCCACGGCGGCGTTTGCTGCCGGTGACCTGCCGGACGTGATCTATCACACGTTGCAGTATGCACTGCCCTGGGCGGAGGCCGGTATCCTGGATACCGACGCGGCGACGGAAGCAATCGAAGACCTTGGCGAGGACACTTTCGCTTCCGGAGCGCTGGGCATGGCGGCGACGGACGGCGGCTATGCCTCTGTCCCGGTCGATGGCTGGACGCAGATGATCATCTACCGCAAGGACCTTTTCGACGAGGCCGGGCTGGAAGCACCGGACAGCTATGCCGACGTGCTGGCGGCCATCGAGGCATTGCACAACCCGCCGGAGATGTTCGGCTTCGTGTCGGCCACCAAGGTGGACGAGAACTTCATGAGCCAGGTTCTGGAACACGTGTTCCTCGCCAACGGTGTCTCGCCGGTCGGACCGGATGGTTTCTCGCCGCTGGATGAAGCCGCGACGACCGAGGTGCTGGAGTTCTACAAGGCGATCACCGAAGCCTCGCCGCCGGGTGAGCTGTTCTGGCAGCAGAGCCGGGAGCTGTATTTCGCGGGCAAGGCCGCGATGATCATCTGGTCGCCGTTCATCCTCGATGAGTTGGCTGGTCTGCGCGACAGCGCGCCGCCGACGATCAACGATGACCCGACTTCCGCCGAATTGGCATCCATGACCGGAGTAGTGACGAAGTTCTCCGGCCCCTCCAACCCCGATGGCGCCGCCTGGGGGGACCTGCGCTATTTCGGGATTACCTCGGACGCCGATATCGACAGTGCGCTGGACTTCGTGAAGTACTCGATGGACGAGGGTTACATGCAGACGCTCTCCATTGCGCCGGAGGGCAAGTTCCCGGTGCGGCGCGGAACGGCGGATGCGCCGGGCAAGTTCTCCGAGGAATGGGCGAAACTGCCGGTGGGCGTCGACCGCAAGGCGCCGCTGTCCGATCTCTATGATCCGGCGATGATCGACGAGATCGTGGCCGGTCTGGACACCGCCCAGCGTTGGGGCGTCACC of the Algicella marina genome contains:
- a CDS encoding LacI family DNA-binding transcriptional regulator, with the protein product MDETLAKQGSKVGSNKLKIGDLARHLGLSKGTVSRALSGYPDISEKTKERVIRAANELGYKPSSYARALSTGLARSAALVLSVSGDSVQKAYLPDILDGLSTRLGADGWTLTVATASPEEDDLAVQERLIAERKVDGFIITRTRRHDPRITALLEAEVPFVMYGRQEDMSGKPSFDYLGETAMEQAVIRLARLGHRRIGYIGARDGFYMQERRTEGYVAGLADAGLPLDMDMVRAGGMTEAEGAALAADLLAQTEPPTAIVCAMDVAALGAYRAVEALGLRVGHEVSLMAYDGIAEGAYARPGLTTYAVDGRAAGQALADLLLRRIAGEAPDRLQETGEARLIARGSDRAPALTSAELAVRIAGR
- a CDS encoding ABC transporter substrate-binding protein, translating into MKLSKSFGPLALATVLGLGVSAVAVQAQSIRFWTTEEQPERLAKQQEMADAFREETGIAVEVIPVTETDLGTRATAAFAAGDLPDVIYHTLQYALPWAEAGILDTDAATEAIEDLGEDTFASGALGMAATDGGYASVPVDGWTQMIIYRKDLFDEAGLEAPDSYADVLAAIEALHNPPEMFGFVSATKVDENFMSQVLEHVFLANGVSPVGPDGFSPLDEAATTEVLEFYKAITEASPPGELFWQQSRELYFAGKAAMIIWSPFILDELAGLRDSAPPTINDDPTSAELASMTGVVTKFSGPSNPDGAAWGDLRYFGITSDADIDSALDFVKYSMDEGYMQTLSIAPEGKFPVRRGTADAPGKFSEEWAKLPVGVDRKAPLSDLYDPAMIDEIVAGLDTAQRWGVTDGQLALASKMINSQVINRLVREYMDGERDAAATVAAMNDELSKIE